A genomic stretch from Desulfurococcaceae archaeon MEX13E-LK6-19 includes:
- a CDS encoding carbon-nitrogen hydrolase family protein gives MPVTIGILQAGYGVNVSENVSKTINLIEKNYSKADLIILPEYSMVNILAGLKPDDVYNAAEPLEESNYLSRLEDLASELNVHILAHFIEKTGNPPLARSTSVLIKPFGGWEPVYSKMHLFDAYGYSESKYFIPGEKPSKEILLKGMRFAVAICYDLRFPELFRHYARRGIETILVHSGWVRGPLKEETLEFLSRARAHENTVWIVVADHYGENYVGRSMVIDPYGVKQLDLGIGEKYVEYTIDKELVYEARKTIPALMKSIEKWEISYKS, from the coding sequence CTCTAAGACTATTAATCTTATTGAGAAGAATTATAGTAAAGCAGACTTGATAATCTTGCCAGAGTATTCCATGGTAAATATTCTTGCTGGGCTAAAACCGGACGATGTTTACAACGCTGCTGAACCCCTTGAAGAAAGTAATTATTTGTCGAGACTAGAAGATCTTGCTTCTGAATTGAATGTACATATACTTGCACACTTCATTGAGAAAACAGGAAATCCACCATTAGCGAGGAGTACTAGTGTTTTAATAAAGCCTTTTGGTGGATGGGAGCCTGTCTATAGTAAAATGCATTTATTTGATGCATATGGGTACAGTGAGTCAAAATACTTTATTCCCGGGGAAAAACCTTCTAAAGAAATCTTATTGAAAGGAATGAGGTTTGCTGTGGCAATTTGTTATGATTTAAGGTTTCCAGAACTCTTTAGACATTATGCTAGACGTGGGATAGAGACAATACTCGTTCATAGCGGCTGGGTTAGAGGTCCATTGAAGGAGGAAACATTAGAGTTCTTAAGTAGGGCGCGTGCACATGAAAATACTGTGTGGATTGTAGTAGCTGACCATTATGGAGAAAACTACGTTGGAAGAAGCATGGTTATCGACCCCTATGGCGTTAAGCAACTCGATCTAGGTATTGGCGAGAAATATGTTGAGTACACTATTGATAAAGAACTTGTTTATGAGGCAAGAAAAACTATACCTGCTCTTATGAAGAGTATTGAAAAATGGGAGATCAGCTATAAATCTTGA